Below is a genomic region from Gracilimonas sp..
GGAATGCTGCTAAACTTTCGATACGAAGCCCATGATAGTGCCAGTAATCCAATAATAAGTATGATTATTATTGCTGGCGGAAGTATGTGCTGAAAACCCTGGAAATCCACATTAGTCCCTCATTTATGATTTCAGGATTGTTCTGTAAGCATATTAATCAACTTAACCGTAGTATAACCCTCAGCTTCAGCAGCATAATTATTGACAATACGATGTCGCAAAACGGGAATGGCCAGGGTTTTAATATCTTCTTCGGTCACATGGTAACGCCCCTGAGAAAGTGCGCGGGCTTTCCCTCCTAAAATAAGGTATTGAGAGGCTCTTGGGCCTGCTCCCCAGCTCATGTACTTATTTACGAAATCCGGAGCCATGTCGGTGTTTGGACGAGTTTTAGAGACCAATTCAACGGCATAGTCAAGCACATTATCGGGTACGGGGACTTCGCGCACCAAAGACTGCAATTCTTTGATTTTCTCTTTAGTAACCAAGGCCTCAATATTAATATCCTGATGAGCTGTTGTCTTACTCACAATTTCCTTTTCCTCTTCAAGGGTAGGGTAATCAACCCAAATATTGAACATAAAACGGTCAAGTTGAGCTTCAGGAAGGGGATAAGTTCCTTCCTGTTCAATAGGATTCTGCGTTGCCAGCACAAAGAAAGGAGTATCTAAATTATAAGTCTTCCCACCCGTTGTAACATGATACTCCTGCATACCTTCTAATAAAGCAGCCTGTGTTTTCGGTGGGGTGCGATTAATTTCATCAGCAAGAACAATATTGGCAAAAACAGGTCCTTTAATAAAGGTGAACTCTTTACGGCCCGAATCTTTATTCTCTTCAATTACCTCCGTTCCGGTAATATCACCAGGCATAAGGTCTGGGGTAAATTGAATACGATTAAATGTAAGATTCAATGACTCAGCTAACGTTCTGATCAGCAATGTTTTAGCTAATCCGGGAACACCAATTAAAACGCAGTGACCTCTTGAAAAAAGACTAATCAACAGAAGATTAATTATATCTTCCTGCCCAATTACAGCTTTATGTATCTCTTTTTTTATCTGATGAAAAACCTCATGGAATTCATCCGCTAACTTCACCGGATCTTTTACATCAGTACTCATAAACTATTCTCCATTTGAGGCACATCAATCTTGTATTCAACATAAATATCTTCCCGCAAATCTCGCATCCATTTCTGCATTATTCGAATTTGTTTTTGCTGCAAAGCTATACTTTTTATGCGCTCATAGTCTTGTTTAAGGTTCGCTATATGTTCAGGAATTTGCCGATCTAAACGTACAATTCTGTACGCCTTCTTATTCTGGCTTTGAAGGTTGAATGATTTAGGCTCAGAAATATAACCTTCCTCATCCATCAACAATACGACCCTGTACATAGCAGGATCTAAACGGTTCAGGGGTATCAGGCGTTCACCACTCTGAGGATCAAATATTTTACCCCCAAGATTAGATGTAGAAGGGTCTTCGCTTAACTTGCGGGCAACTTCGGAAAATTTTACATCCTCATTCGCCATAATGCTG
It encodes:
- a CDS encoding MoxR family ATPase — protein: MSTDVKDPVKLADEFHEVFHQIKKEIHKAVIGQEDIINLLLISLFSRGHCVLIGVPGLAKTLLIRTLAESLNLTFNRIQFTPDLMPGDITGTEVIEENKDSGRKEFTFIKGPVFANIVLADEINRTPPKTQAALLEGMQEYHVTTGGKTYNLDTPFFVLATQNPIEQEGTYPLPEAQLDRFMFNIWVDYPTLEEEKEIVSKTTAHQDINIEALVTKEKIKELQSLVREVPVPDNVLDYAVELVSKTRPNTDMAPDFVNKYMSWGAGPRASQYLILGGKARALSQGRYHVTEEDIKTLAIPVLRHRIVNNYAAEAEGYTTVKLINMLTEQS